One genomic window of Notamacropus eugenii isolate mMacEug1 chromosome 6, mMacEug1.pri_v2, whole genome shotgun sequence includes the following:
- the LOC140511519 gene encoding olfactory receptor 4C15-like has product MENQSHVTEFILLGLSQNPNIQKMAFVILLVFYLVTVGGNLFIVVMIICTPSLFVSPMYFFLAFLSFLDACFSSVIAPKVIIDSLYERKTISFQDCMGQIFAQHFLAGVEVIVLTCMAFDRYVAICKPLHYMTIMNRQLCFLLVGVAWSGGFLHSMIQIFFMLPLPFCGPNVIDHFMCDLYPLLQLACIDTQVLGLMVVANSGFICIINFSLLLVSYGVILNSLRTHSTAARRKALSTCGSHITVVVLYFVPCIFVYTRPPTTFSFDKIVAIFYSFVTPFLNPLIYTFRNTEMKNVMKKLWDKTVIDTEK; this is encoded by the coding sequence atggaaaatcaaaGTCATGTGACTGAGTTTATTCTTCTGGGACTTTCACAGAATCCAAACATTCAGAAAATGGCATTTGTTATATTGTTAGTTTTCTACCTTGTAACTGTTGGGGGGAATTTGTTTATTGTTGTGATGATCATCTGCACCCCTTCTCTTTTCGTTTCCCCTATGTACTTCTTCCtagcctttctgtctttcttggaTGCCTGTTTCTCTTCTGTCATTGCTCCTAAAGTTATCATAGACTCTCTCTATGAAAGGAAAACCATATCCTTCCAAGACTGTATGGGTCAGATTTTTGCACAACATTTCTTGGCCGGTGTTGAGGTGATTGTCCTCACATGCATGGCCTTTGACAGGTATGTGGCTATCTGCAAACCTCTGCACTACATGACAATCATGAATCGACAGTTGTGTTTTTTGCTGGTGGGAGTAGCTTGGTCTGGCGGTTTCTTGCATTCCATGATTCAGATTTTCTTCATGCTTCCATTACCCTTTTGTGGCCCCAATGTAATTGATCACTTTATGTGTGACTTATACCCTTTGTTACAACTTGCCTGTATTGACACACAAGTGCTTGGTCTGATGGTTGTGGCCAACAGTGGTTTTATCTGTATCATCAACTTTTCACTGTTGCTTGTCTCTTATGGAGTAATCCTGAACTCTCTAAGGACACACAGTACAGCAGCCCGTCGCAAAGCCCTTTCTACTTGTGGCTCTCACATCACAgttgttgtattatattttgtaccatgtatatttgtatatacacggCCTCCCACTACTTTCTCTTTTGATAAAATAGTGGCAATATTTTATAGCTTTGTAACTCCCTTTTTAAATCCATTGATCTACACATttagaaatacagaaatgaaaaatgtc